TGTATTTTTATCTAAAAAGTACGCAATTAAAGCACGTTGTAATCGCGCACCTTTTCCTTTATAAACAGGAAAACCGGCACCGGTTATTTTATTACCTAATTCAAAATCGATGATATCGTACTTTTTTGCCAATTCCCAATGCGGTAATGCACCATCATATAATTTAGGCATTTCACCATCACGAAACGTTTCTAGATTGTCTTCATCCGAATTACCGTTAGGGACAATTGGATTTGGTACGTTAGGTATTTTGTATAATAGTGTGTTTAAAGCTTCAGATTTTTCAGTCAATTCTTGCTCAACTGTTTTTATAGTTTCTTTTAGCTCAGATGTTTTTGCTTTCAGCTCGTTTGCTTTTTCTGGCTGACCTGATTTAAATAAGTTTCCTATTTCTTTGGAAATGGAATTCATTTCAGCCTTTGTCGCGTCTAATTTTGTTTGCAATTGGCGACGTTCTTCATCAAAATTTAATACATCTTCAATCATTGGCTTAGCATCAAGATTTCTGATGGCCATTAATTTTATGATGCCTTCGCTGTTTTCTCTTATGTGAGATACTTGTAACATTGCTGATTTTTTATTTGGGCGTTACCTAAAGGTCGGGCTTTACATTTCAATCTTTTGCAGAAAAAGCAAAAGGATTTTCATAGCAATCCCTAACGCGGTTAGCAAGTGACAAAAGTACTAAGATTTTGTGGCTAGTAAAATAAAATGAAATCTATTTTGAGGGTAGAATCCAGGTATTGTGTTTAAAATAATTCCACTCCGCTTTTACTAAATCAATTTCTGGATTAATAAATCGTTTTGAAGGTTTGCCGTTAACGCTAAGATAAGATGTCGCAAAGATTGAAATATCTTTACCTTCAGCTTCAAATTGTTTATTTAATCTTTGAGAAAACTGCCATATAAAATCTGGCTTCGTTGCTAAGCTACGTTGCTGTTTTCTACTAAGGTAATCGTCGAGTTTTATTGGAATTAAGTTGTTAGTAGCGTTATCTACTACCCTAAAATATATGCTTCCGCTTTTGGCGCGCAACATCATTCGCCACGAAAGGCGATGTCCTTCCTCGGTCCATAATACATTATCCTGAATGAAGTAGTGACGAAGTGGTAATCCTATTTGTATAATAAAATAAAGAGCAAAAGCGATTTTGAAAACACTTTGATAATTTGGTGTTTTTACTTCATTACCGACATATAATTCTTTGTTCTTTAAAAATAAATTCCTGACTGTTTTTGCATCAAAGAAAAACAAACAAAACGCCAATGAAAGGTATGGAAAGATGCCAATATGAAATACAAATGAATTAAAAAGATGAAAGAAGATAGATGCGTAAAAAATATATTTTCGAGTCGGCTTAAAAAGTAGTAGAGGTATAACCAAACCATCAAATAAAATACCAGAATATGCTATAAAATAATGAACACTTTCATTTTGAAGAAATTCGCCAACTACAGGAAAGTGAGATTTGCTTTGCATCAATAATTTAATTACTGATGCATCTAACCAATCCGGATATATTTTGGCAAGAGAAGCGTATGTGTAGACAATAAAAAGCTGAATAATAAATACCCATCGACACCAATTAGGCATTGATATGCTTTTGAGTTTTGGATTAAGTTTTACATCTAAAGAGGCATATCTGTTTGCTGGTAAAACAGCCATTATAAAACTCAACAAAAACAATAGATAGTAGTGGTTATTATATGATGTTTTCTGCATGAAATAAGTACCAGTCCACATGAGCGCAAATCCAAAAGCACTTAACCTGTACTTATAACCTAGCATAATGAGTACACCAAAAATCCCCATTACACTATAGTATATATACATTCCGTTTCCTGATAACGGTTGTAACCAATCAAAGCCTAAAAAATTGAAGGTAAATTGAGGGTCAATCAGTGTTTTTTTTACCCAACCAGTAAAAATGGCCCCAACAGACTCCAAAAAACATAATAGACCAAATAGTATTCTAAAAACAACTAATGCGCTGTTGTCTATATGTTTAAATAAGAACGAATTCATAATAAAGAGTCTATGTATAACAAGGCATTTTTTCTGTCATCTTTCAGCTGCTTTTTTAAAGCCTCAACATTTTCAAATTTATGTTCATCTCTAAGTCGCGTTAGCATTTCAATGACTATTTGTTGACCATATAAGTCTTTCTCAAAATCAAAAAAGTGAACTTCAATAGAGTGTGGCTTGTTTTTTATAGTAGGGTTATGACCGATATTCATCATGCCGTAAACGATAATACTATCTATTTTTGCTTTTACGATGTAAACACCATCTTTAGGAATTAATTTATAATCCTCTTCGATATAAATGTTTGCAGTAGGAAAATCTATTGTTCTTCCAATACTGTGACCTCTTACAACTTTTCCTGTTAAAAAATAATTGTAGCCTAAATATGAGTTTGCTAAAGCAACGTTTCCTTGGTCAAGTGCTTTTCGAATTTTAGTAGAGCTAACAGTAACCTCTTCGATATCTTTAGCTGAGATTTGTTCAATTTCGAAATCAAACTCTTTTGAAAACCTTATAAGGTCATCTATATTGGCACTTCGATTTTTACCAAAATGATGATCGTAGCCAATAACAATATGTTTTGTGTTTAGCTCATCAATCAAAATGCCTTTGACATAGTCTCTGGCAGATAAGTTTGCAAATTCTTTTGTGAATGTTTTTACACATATTAAGTCGACACCAAATTTCTCTAGTAGAAGCCTTCTTTCAGATATAGTATTTATTAATTTTATAGAGTGGTTTTGTTGGAGTACCATTCTTGGATGTGGAAAAAAAGTTAATACACTAGGTATCAGTTTTTTCTGCTGAGACAGTTTCTTTAACTTTTTTAATATTTTTTGATGCCCCAAATGCACGCCATCAAAGGTTCCAATTGTTAAAATTTTACTGAAATGACCGTTATTTAATGACATTGAGAGAAATATTCGATTTTTGTTAAGGAAATGTAAAAAAAAAGTATAAATTTGATGCTAATTTAATAATCATATATTAATCCATATGGCAAAAAAACTACATTTAATACACTTAACTAAACATTTAAACTTTTTTTTAACTAACCTTTAGGTTTGGTCTTTTATAAAGCACGTCTTAGTGCCTTTTTGAAAGGCTTTTTTTTATTACATTAATTAAACTCACTTCAAATGAAAAAAAATCTTTACTTTTTAGTAGCTGCATTTTTCATGATTACTTCTGGAGTTTTCGCCCAAGAGCGAATATGTGCTTCAGCAGAATTATTAGAACAGCAGTTGCAAGAAAACCCTACTCATGCTGAGAATTTGGCAAGATTAGAAACGCTTACACAACAAAGAGCAAACAACTCACAAGCGAGAAGCAATGCAACTGTATTGTATGTTCCGGTAGTAGTTCATGTTGTTTACAATAATGACGACCAAAATATTTCTGATGCTCAAATTCAATCACAAATCGATGTGATTAACAAAGATTTTAGAGGCACAAATGTTGAGTTTCCAGGATTACAAGCAACGTGGCCTCAGGCTGCAGATATGGAAATTGAGTTTTATCTAGCACAGATAGACCCAGATGGTAACCCAACAAACGGTATTACGAGAACTCAGACTGCAACTGCTTCTTTTGGTTTTGAAGAATCAATGAAGGCTGATGCTACTGGTGGAAAAGACCCTTGGGATACTTCTCTTTACTTTAACTTCTGGACAGTTAATTTTTCTGGAGGTTTATTAGGTTTTGCTCAATTCCCTGGTGGATCGCCAGATACTGACGGTATTGTTATGGGATATAACTTCTTTGGTTCATCTGATGATGATGACGGAAGTTTTGTATTATCAGCACCTTTTGACAAAGGTAGAACAACAACTCACGAAATGGGTCACTTCTTCAACCTAAGACATATTTGGGGTGATGGTCCATGTGG
This DNA window, taken from Winogradskyella sp. PC-19, encodes the following:
- a CDS encoding HTTM domain-containing protein, with protein sequence MMNSFLFKHIDNSALVVFRILFGLLCFLESVGAIFTGWVKKTLIDPQFTFNFLGFDWLQPLSGNGMYIYYSVMGIFGVLIMLGYKYRLSAFGFALMWTGTYFMQKTSYNNHYYLLFLLSFIMAVLPANRYASLDVKLNPKLKSISMPNWCRWVFIIQLFIVYTYASLAKIYPDWLDASVIKLLMQSKSHFPVVGEFLQNESVHYFIAYSGILFDGLVIPLLLFKPTRKYIFYASIFFHLFNSFVFHIGIFPYLSLAFCLFFFDAKTVRNLFLKNKELYVGNEVKTPNYQSVFKIAFALYFIIQIGLPLRHYFIQDNVLWTEEGHRLSWRMMLRAKSGSIYFRVVDNATNNLIPIKLDDYLSRKQQRSLATKPDFIWQFSQRLNKQFEAEGKDISIFATSYLSVNGKPSKRFINPEIDLVKAEWNYFKHNTWILPSK
- a CDS encoding bifunctional riboflavin kinase/FAD synthetase, with protein sequence MSLNNGHFSKILTIGTFDGVHLGHQKILKKLKKLSQQKKLIPSVLTFFPHPRMVLQQNHSIKLINTISERRLLLEKFGVDLICVKTFTKEFANLSARDYVKGILIDELNTKHIVIGYDHHFGKNRSANIDDLIRFSKEFDFEIEQISAKDIEEVTVSSTKIRKALDQGNVALANSYLGYNYFLTGKVVRGHSIGRTIDFPTANIYIEEDYKLIPKDGVYIVKAKIDSIIVYGMMNIGHNPTIKNKPHSIEVHFFDFEKDLYGQQIVIEMLTRLRDEHKFENVEALKKQLKDDRKNALLYIDSLL